The Colletes latitarsis isolate SP2378_abdomen unplaced genomic scaffold, iyColLati1 scaffold0002, whole genome shotgun sequence genome has a segment encoding these proteins:
- the LOC143350576 gene encoding uncharacterized protein LOC143350576, with amino-acid sequence METARAATSAPLTNQTVEAHLHQLQVIAHPIIRMEVNYRKEGQAKFSAASAEGRLKRLDGEWMRFEKLYLEFLQLVPAHAKSIMPYFTEETFEKVQENYWASCDFFADVAAKCTATSAAQPSPTPAPTGDSISVAKLARIPLPKVAVSYAEWHSFRDLFKSVVLDNKSLTNVKRLHYLKSSAEGHAANLIAHFSITDANFEPAWMTLADRYNNKRVIVSTLLSNFISLPVITIMLLPY; translated from the coding sequence ATGGAGACCGCACGAGCTGCAACATCAGCGCCGCTGACCAATCAGACCGTGGAAGCCCACCTACACCAGCTGCAGGTCATCGCCCACCCcatcatccggatggaggttaacTACCGGAAGGAAGGGCAGGCTAAGTTCTCCGCagcttccgccgagggacggctcAAGAGACTGGACGGCGAGTGGATGCGCTTCGAGAAGCTGTACTTGGAGTTTCTGCAGTTAGTCCCCGCTCACGCTAAGTCTATCATGCCGTACTTTACCGAGGAAACCTTCGAAAAGGTGCAGGAGAACTATTGGGCATCGTGCGACTTTTTCGCCGACGTTGCAGCGAAATGCACTGCAACCAGCGCCGCGCAACCGAGTCCCACTCCCGCGCCCACAGGCGACTCCATCTCCGTCGCGAAACTCGCGCGGATCCCGCTGCCCAAAGTCGCTGTGTCGTACGCCGAATGGCACAGTTTCCGCGATCTGTTCAAATCGGTCGTGTTAGACAATAAGTCCCTAACGAACGTGAAACGGttacactatttaaaatcgtccgCCGAAGGTCATGCCGCGAACCTGATCGCGCATTTCTCGATAACCGACGCGAATTTTGAACCGGCTTGGATGACGCTAGCAGACCGGTACAATAACAAGCGCGTGATAGTATCAACATTATTAAGCAATTTCATCTCGCTGCCGGTTATT